A single region of the Hippoglossus hippoglossus isolate fHipHip1 chromosome 17, fHipHip1.pri, whole genome shotgun sequence genome encodes:
- the dusp22b gene encoding dual specificity protein phosphatase 22-B codes for MGNGINKVLSDLYLGNFKDARDREQLARNNITRILSIHDSAAPILQEMTYLCISAADLPTQNLTQHFKKSIIFMHESRLKGEGCLVHCLAGVSRSVTLVIAYIMTVTGLGWQEALAAVKVVRPCAGPNLGFQRQLQEFEATQADEFREWLRDEYKDNPFNDEAEIRDLLARVSKVNGEGLNQKVSTPPGGT; via the exons ATGGGTAATGGCATCAACAAG GTGCTGTCTGACTTATACTTGGGCAATTtcaaag ATGCAAGAGACCGAGAACAGTTAGCCAGGAACAACATCACACGCATCCTGTCCATCCATGACAGTGCAGCTCCAATCCTCCAG GAGATGACCTATCTCTGCATTTCAGCAGCTGACCTGCCCACACAAAACCT GACTcagcactttaaaaaaagtataattttcATGCACGAGTCTCGCCTCAAAGGAGAGGGCTGCCTCGTTCACTG TTTGGCAGGTGTGTCCCGCAGTGTCACCCTGGTGATTGCTTACATCATGACAGTGACAGGCCTGGGCTGGCAGGAGGCGCTGGCTGCCGTGAAGGTGGTCCGACCATGTGCCGGCCCCAACCTGGGTTTTCAGCGGCAGCTCCAGGAGTTTGAAGCTACTCAGGCCGATGAG TTCAGAGAGTGGCTACGGGACGAATATAAGGACAACCCCTTCAATGATGAGGCGGAGATACGGGACTTGCTTGCCAGAGTGTCCAAAGTCAATGGCGAAGGGTTGAACCAAAAGGTATCTACCCCACCTGGAGGTACCTGA
- the irf4a gene encoding interferon regulatory factor 4a: MNLDEDSGLTVSCGNGKLRQWLIDQIDSRGYIGLVWENDEKTIFRIPWKHAGKQDYNREEDAALFKAWALFKGKFKEGVDKPDPPTWKTRLRCALNKSNDFDELVGRSQLDISEPYKVYRIIPEEAKKGMKMNSMEETPSHVNALGYIPQYGSLHNQVPGYMVSQERRDWRDYSPAEQQALAPPHHHGPHAELQYGHYPSPVSRAWPGSHAENGFQLSFHTHFAESQPPMYTMDHNNAIADFSLHVSLFYRESLVKEVTTTSLDGCRITSSSSSSSSSSSSSSSPSSPCPEDKIHSGAEIILFPFPYPESQRQGAEMLPNVLERGVLLWMMPDGLYAKRLCQGRVYWEGPLAPYLDKPNKLEKEQPCKLFDTQQFLIELQDFALNGRHLPRHQVVLCFGDEYPDPHRPRKMIRAQVEPVFARKLVYYYQQNNGHFLRGYDHVQEHATSLTIDYPSQRPLQHIQD, from the exons ATGAACCTGGATGAGGACAGCGGCCTGACCGTCAGCTGTGGCAACGGCAAACTGAGACAGTGGCTGATCGACCAGATCGACAGCCGGGGTTATATCGGATTGGTTTGGGAAAACGACGAAAAGACAATTTTTCGGATTCCGTGGAAACATGCAGGGAAGCAAGATTATAACAGAGAGGAGGATGCCGCGCTCTTCAAG GCATGGGCACTGTTCAAAGGAAAATTTAAGGAGGGTGTGGACAAGCCAGATCCCCCCACGTGGAAAACTAGGCTACGCTGTGCGCTCAATAAGAGCAACGACTTCGATGAGTTAGTAGGAAGAAGCCAACTGGACATCTCAGAGCCCTACAAAGTCTACAGAATCATCCCAGAGGAAGCCAAAAAAG GAATGAAGATGAACAGTATGGAGGAGACACCATCACATGTGAATGCCCTTGGCTACATTCCTCAGTATGGCTCCCTGCATAACCAG GTGCCTGGCTACATGGTCTCTCAGGAGAGGAGGGATTGGAGGGATTACTCGCCAGCCGAACAACAAGCCCTCGCTCCTCCACATCACCACGGGCCacatgcagagctgcagtaTGGCCACTACCCGTCACCCGTCAGCCGCGCTTGGCCCGGGTCACACGCAGAAAATG GTTTTCAGCTCTCGTTCCACACGCACTTTGCAGAGTCGCAACCCCCCATGTATACAATGGACCACAACAACGCAATAGCAG ATTTCAGCCTGCATGTGTCCCTGTTCTACAGAGAGTCTCTGGTGAAGGAAGTTACCACCACCAGCCTGGACGGTTGTCGGAtcacctcttcttcctcctcttcctcctcctcctcttcatcctcttcctccccctcttctccatGCCCCGAGGACAAGATTCACAGCGGGGCCGAAATCATCCTTTTCCCGTTCCCATACCCCGAGTCCCAGAGGCAGGGTGCTGAGATGCTTCCTAACGTACTGGAGAGGGGGGTGCTGCTGTGGATGATGCCCGATGGGTTGTACGCAAAGCGCCTGTGTCAGGGACGAGTGTATTGGGAGGGACCCCTGGCTCCATATCTGGATAAACCCAACaagctggagaaggagcagcCATGCAAGTTGTTTGACACCCAGCAATTCCTTATTG AGCTTCAAGATTTTGCCCTTAATGGCCGACATCTACCGAGACACCAGGTTGTGCTATGTTTTGGGGACGAGTATCCTGACCCACATCGGCCAAGAAAGATGATCAGAGCACAG GTGGAGCCAGTGTTTGCCAGAAAACTGGTTTACTATTACCAGCAGAACAACGGCCACTTCCTGCGAGGCTACGATCACGTCCAGGAACATGCCACATCTCTAACAATCGACTATCCTTCGCAAAGACCTCTACAGCACATTCAggactga